In Pantoea cypripedii, the DNA window AAAGGTTTTGTAGTTTTTATTTAGTCGCGCATCTTGTTTGATTATTTCATCGTTATAACAATCGCGCATCGCAACGGTAATCCCGTTCGAATTGGACATGCACTTTTTGAAAGCTGGAGAAAAGTTCCCTTCACGAGCCTCTGCCGAATGGAGGGATAGAGATATAAAAATACCCAAAAATAATAGATAGTTATCCAGTTTCATTTACTCGTCCTTATGTGAATTGCCTTACTCCCAACGTCCATCCTGCTCCACCAGGACCCTGGCTCCTTGCGAAACTTTCAACTTTAATGGATCAAAATTTATTAAATATTCAATGTTGCCATTTTTAAAAAGCATCCCTTTCGCCACCGTGGAATTGTCATCTTCAACCGTATGACCTTTAAGGGAGATCTGACTTTGGTCTTTATTTCTTAAACCGTAATATTCCACATCCTGACAAGATTTATTAAAATCGCCGCAAGTGCTCACTAAAGTGACTGTAAAGTCTTTTGTTGACATAACCTTTATTTTTTGTAATTTGATCTCCTTATCATTTTGTCTGGTGAGTTCATATACATCAGGAGCATAAAAATTCCCTTGTTGCGGCTCATTTTTTAAGTGCCAGGAGAGTTTATTGCCGTGTAAAAGTAGCTGTGCGACACCACCCTTTCCGCCAAAAGACGAGTCAAAAGTTACTCTGGCTTTATTATCTTTGATAACACCATGCAGATTTTCTTCATCGTCAGTCGGGCAATCAATACGATTCCCGTTTTGCGTAATAAAGCAATACTGGCCGCTGATCCTGTTGCCAGACTGATGGATTTTTAGTGTTAACGTCGAGTATGGGGTACCGTCATCATTGCTGTCTGCTCCACTCCAATGCCCAGAAAACATGTCTGAGGCACAGCAGAAAAAGGGAAGCAACGATATTAACAACGTGGCTAATCGAAACACCATGATTATTACACCTAAAGATTATTGCCACTTTCCTTTCTCATAAACATCTGATTTACCCACAGTGGAAACAAGTAGATCATTGTCTTCCAATGAGAAGAAATAACGTGTATTTGTGTTTTTGTTTTCAAATGTCAAACTTTCTGCAGGACAATCAGACTTATGGCAATCCTGATTATTAATAACACCTAACACTGAATGAGATGAATTATCAGGTTTATATGTGATCTTAAGGAGAGCCTTAGTGCAAATTATGCTACGATCTGAACATAGAAGAGTGATCTTTGCGGAGTAATTTTTAGTATTAAAGTAACTAACATCAGGTATTTTTTGCTTAATTATATTCCCAGAGGGCTTGTGGTTGAAATTTACCCCCTCAAATCGAAATGACCACTGCTGTATATTTTCCTGAATCTTATTCTTGGCATGATCGTTAGTGATATAGTGAATGTAATTATTATCAGGATTTAGCCAAGCTGCATATAGTTTACCATCTGGCTCAATGACAAAAGCAGATGCATTCTCTAGTCTCAGATGGGGTAACCATCCTTCAATAAACAGCCCCCCATCTTTGAGCACCTTGGGATCGCCAAAAGCCTGAAAGTTAGCGATAAAACTATTATACTCATTTCCCGTCAACACTTTGACTGCGTTATTGATATTTGAATCATCAAAAATATTCACTACTGAGTCCGAAGTTTGATAATTCCTCAGATTATTGAAGTCAGCAGACCATGCGTAACAAGACATCATTAATAAAGCTAAAACTACCGCTTTGAAAATTCCCTTAATCATTACTTTCGCCTTACTCATGTGAATATTTCAAAAATTCTTTTGACTCTCTGATATAACGAGCATTTAAACCTTTCCTGTATGCTTCTGACCACGTCATTTTCACGCCTTTGACGGTTGTTGGGGAATTGCCATAAACAACATCATCGTAAGCATTACGGGCATCAATTAAGTTAGTCTGAAAATCCTCTGGTGACATTTTGTTCAAATAATCAATGGCTTCAGGTTTTAACCTCGCAGACTCAACAATCTCACCACTTTGCATTGAATTCAAGATCGCCTGAGCACCACCAGAACCTCGCAAATGTACCATCGACATAATCGCAGCTTGTTTTCCAAGATCAGGAAAATGGAGTGCACCCGCTTCTAATGCCTTTCTCCTCATATACTTTGAAACTATAACAAACTCTTCATTACTACCAACACCATATTTAGCACGTGCAGCCATGATATCCTCATAAGCATGGCCATTACCTTTCCTGAAACCATAGGCCTCAGGCCTACCTCCCTGGACGTGGTAGACACCCTCTGACTTCATTATTGACCTGATAATTCTCTCATCGAGCTGTTTTTTATTTGTTTTCTGAGCCAGTTGCTTTACCCCTGCCTCACCCTCCTTTTTTGCCGGGAATAGATTCGTCACCGCCTCCGTAATGTTCTGCTTATGGCTGCTTCCCGGTGCGCCCGTACCCGGTTGTGCGCCTGCGGTGTTCAGGTTCAGTTTGCCGCCAGAAGTGGTGATATTCCCGTCGCCCTGAACAAAAATATTAAAGCCTTTACCAACAATATTGATCTGCCCATTGGCGTTCAGTTCTATCGCGCTTTCACCGCACTCCAGCCGCAATTTTGTGCCCGACCCCAGCACATAAGTTTCCACTGCGGCATCAATTTTTCCTTTGCCGGTCAGCAGTTCTTCACCGCCTTTAACGCCGTGCACACGGTTGGTTTCAACCCGATATAGCTCATTAACGCCGACATAGTGGCTGTGATTATTGGCAACAGTATGGGTGGCGTCATTCTTGACGTTGGTATCCATATTCTTCTGCGCCTGGATCCACAACTGCTCCTCGCCCGCCTTGTCCTCAAAACGCAGCGCATTGGCGGTGTCTGCTGTGCCGTCTTTGGTCCGGCTGAGGAACCCCATCTGGGTGGCCGCCGCAGGCAGCGCCCAGGGAGGCATGCTCGCCTCGTTATACACGCGGCCAATGATCAGCGGGCGATCCGGATCGCCGTTGATAAAATCCACCACCACTTCGTCGCCCACGCGCGGGATCTGCACGCCACCGAATCCCTGGCCTGCCCAGGCACTGGAGACGCGTACCCAGCACGAGCTGGTATCATCGCCTTTTGCCAGACGATCCCAATGGAACTTCACCTTCACCCGGCCATAGCGATCGGTCCAGATCGATTCACCTTTTGGTCCCACCACTTTCGCCGTCTGTGGGCCGTGCGTTTTCGGCCACGGCGTTCGTGGCGGTGTACGCCAGGTGATTGACGCCGGGAGCACGGTAAAACGGATGTTGTGCGTGGTCGTCACGTCACCACTCGCGTAGCTGTTTTCCTCGAAATCGTATTCCGCTGTGACTGTCAGATATTTACCGTTGTCGCTGAAATGCGGCGCATTGAGCAGCCCGAAGGTGTAGCCCGGGGCGATACCCGTCGCCGTCCCCACGCCGCTGACGCTGTGGTGCTCCACTTCCCACACTTCCTGGCGGATGCGGGTGTAAAACTCGCCGTGGCTGTGATCAACAAAGTGCCCCGGCCAGTCATAAACATCCACGGAACCGGGGCTCGGTGCCACCGGATTCTGGCGCGCCTGCAACATCCACGCATTCGGTTTGCGGAAGTCATAATCGTCGGTGCTGTACATTCCCGGCGTCACGCTCTCCTCAAGCGACC includes these proteins:
- a CDS encoding type VI secretion system Vgr family protein, whose product is MFSRITVQLPMEGLLFWKLKGSEALSESFVLDAELLSTDARIDRQSLLGKPITFTLPTEHLLSPRYINGKITRVAVRNEELNGTRYAVYALKVEPDLWPMRRDRNLRIFQSQTVPQIVQTLLKEYSVNVESRLSSSYRVWDYCVQYQESSYDFISRLMELEGIYYWFRHEADKHTLVLCDAADQHQPFSGYETIPYHVAPSGGSVTEEGISQWSLEESVTPGMYSTDDYDFRKPNAWMLQARQNPVAPSPGSVDVYDWPGHFVDHSHGEFYTRIRQEVWEVEHHSVSGVGTATGIAPGYTFGLLNAPHFSDNGKYLTVTAEYDFEENSYASGDVTTTHNIRFTVLPASITWRTPPRTPWPKTHGPQTAKVVGPKGESIWTDRYGRVKVKFHWDRLAKGDDTSSCWVRVSSAWAGQGFGGVQIPRVGDEVVVDFINGDPDRPLIIGRVYNEASMPPWALPAAATQMGFLSRTKDGTADTANALRFEDKAGEEQLWIQAQKNMDTNVKNDATHTVANNHSHYVGVNELYRVETNRVHGVKGGEELLTGKGKIDAAVETYVLGSGTKLRLECGESAIELNANGQINIVGKGFNIFVQGDGNITTSGGKLNLNTAGAQPGTGAPGSSHKQNITEAVTNLFPAKKEGEAGVKQLAQKTNKKQLDERIIRSIMKSEGVYHVQGGRPEAYGFRKGNGHAYEDIMAARAKYGVGSNEEFVIVSKYMRRKALEAGALHFPDLGKQAAIMSMVHLRGSGGAQAILNSMQSGEIVESARLKPEAIDYLNKMSPEDFQTNLIDARNAYDDVVYGNSPTTVKGVKMTWSEAYRKGLNARYIRESKEFLKYSHE